One segment of Synechococcus sp. A15-24 DNA contains the following:
- a CDS encoding SAM-dependent methyltransferase, producing MATLLHQSGGTVPFRQFMDWALHHPEHGYYGSGRVRIGPQGDFATSPSLGPDFANLLGRQLIDLLRSLCDQASTLSLVEVGPGEGDLAADLLTVLSRQDPDLIERCELVLVERSPSLRQRQQQRLQGISGCPVRWCGIEKLQSSPVQGVVLAHELLDAFPVDRLVLHQGELALQGVRLEQNDQLTSTPLALPDTLQEQLQTSGLELPPPGSEDGWTTEWHSSLWPWFGTLASAVSDGALLVIDYAHEASRYYTARRSEGTLMAYRDGMAGMNPLAHAGEQDLTAHLCIETVTQAAAHHGWQLRDQRRQGEALLALGLANDLHALQQLPASELAEAFRRREALLRLVDPAALGDFRLLLFSRGAGADRFSLATDPDNAGSRPG from the coding sequence TTGGCAACGCTTCTCCACCAGTCCGGTGGCACGGTTCCCTTCCGTCAGTTCATGGACTGGGCCCTGCATCATCCAGAACACGGTTATTACGGATCAGGCCGGGTTCGGATCGGTCCCCAAGGGGACTTCGCGACGTCACCATCGCTGGGTCCTGATTTCGCAAATCTGCTCGGTCGTCAACTGATCGATCTGCTGCGCAGCCTGTGCGATCAGGCTTCGACCTTGTCCTTGGTGGAGGTTGGACCAGGTGAAGGTGATCTCGCTGCCGATCTGCTGACTGTTCTGTCGCGCCAGGATCCCGATCTGATCGAGCGCTGTGAGCTTGTCCTAGTCGAACGCAGCCCCTCTCTCCGCCAGCGGCAGCAGCAACGACTTCAGGGAATCAGCGGCTGTCCGGTGCGCTGGTGTGGCATCGAGAAGCTGCAATCCTCTCCCGTTCAAGGCGTCGTACTGGCCCATGAACTGCTTGACGCTTTCCCGGTGGATCGCCTGGTGCTCCATCAAGGAGAGCTTGCCCTTCAGGGGGTGCGTCTGGAGCAGAACGATCAACTGACCTCGACGCCACTTGCCCTCCCTGACACGCTGCAGGAGCAGCTGCAGACCAGTGGACTGGAGCTACCCCCGCCTGGCAGTGAAGACGGTTGGACCACGGAATGGCACAGCAGCTTGTGGCCGTGGTTCGGGACGCTGGCTTCAGCGGTGTCCGATGGGGCCCTGCTGGTGATCGATTACGCCCATGAGGCCTCCCGTTATTACACCGCCCGACGCTCGGAGGGGACACTCATGGCCTATCGCGATGGCATGGCAGGGATGAACCCTCTGGCCCATGCCGGGGAGCAGGACCTCACCGCCCATCTCTGCATCGAGACCGTGACCCAGGCCGCTGCACACCACGGTTGGCAGCTGCGGGACCAGAGGCGTCAGGGGGAGGCGCTGCTTGCCCTCGGCCTGGCGAACGACCTGCATGCGCTGCAGCAGTTGCCCGCCAGCGAACTGGCCGAGGCGTTCCGACGGAGAGAGGCTCTGCTGCGACTGGTGGATCCTGCCGCCCTTGGCGACTTCCGCTTGCTGTTGTTCAGCCGCGGGGCTGGTGCGGACCGTTTCAGCCTCGCAACTGATCCAGACAATGCAGGATCTCGTCCCGGCTGA
- a CDS encoding TPM domain-containing protein — protein sequence MGTHRIAGLWAVLLTTLITLTGALPAHAYDNPELLPDHPTPVIDLAKAFTDPQRSSLEKRLNDVEASTGWKLRVLTQYERTPGRAVKEFWGLDESSLLLVADPRGGNLLNFNVGDAFFALMPRTYWVELQTRFGNQYYVKEHGEDGAIVDALNAVEVCLERGGCQVVPGLPLEQWLWTLTTSAVGGLIAGFAAYPRKEGETVAWAWLLLLSPLWVMLFGVFGIAPVITRTSDILPIVRNGVGFLAGAVVAYLIAQATVGRRLNQEPES from the coding sequence ATGGGAACACATCGCATCGCAGGGCTGTGGGCTGTGCTGCTGACAACCCTGATCACCCTGACCGGAGCTCTGCCGGCTCACGCCTACGACAATCCCGAGCTGCTGCCGGACCACCCGACGCCGGTAATCGATCTCGCCAAGGCCTTCACCGATCCCCAACGCTCCAGTTTGGAGAAGAGACTCAACGACGTTGAGGCCTCCACGGGCTGGAAGCTGCGGGTTCTGACGCAGTACGAACGCACCCCAGGTCGGGCCGTGAAGGAATTCTGGGGGCTGGACGAAAGCAGCCTGCTGCTGGTGGCAGACCCCCGTGGCGGCAACCTGCTCAACTTCAACGTGGGCGACGCCTTTTTCGCGTTGATGCCACGCACCTACTGGGTTGAGCTGCAGACGCGATTCGGCAACCAGTACTACGTGAAGGAACACGGTGAGGATGGCGCCATCGTCGATGCCCTCAACGCTGTTGAAGTCTGTCTGGAGAGGGGCGGTTGCCAGGTGGTGCCGGGGCTGCCTCTCGAGCAATGGCTGTGGACCCTCACCACCTCCGCCGTGGGAGGTCTGATTGCAGGATTTGCCGCCTACCCACGCAAGGAAGGCGAAACGGTGGCCTGGGCCTGGTTACTCCTGCTCTCCCCGCTGTGGGTGATGTTGTTTGGAGTGTTCGGCATCGCGCCGGTGATCACCCGCACATCCGACATCCTGCCGATTGTCCGGAATGGCGTGGGATTCCTGGCAGGCGCTGTGGTCGCTTATCTCATTGCTCAAGCAACAGTGGGGCGGCGCCTCAACCAGGAACCGGAGAGTTGA
- a CDS encoding glycoside hydrolase family 104 protein, with protein MAIHALIGRKSLVAAVIAGSLPLLVSPAPTAATLLPSDSRAQLLSEPDAVPSRAIPYVITPERRAMLNTIRFAEGTWKGGLDVGYRVMFGGGLMPSLDRHPNRVIYRSRYASAAAGAYQFMPFTWNLVKRSIGVRGFGPEAQDQGALFLIQRRKALGLTDAGALTPILTAKLAPEWASFPTLAGRSFYGQPVKKYSRLRSFYDVNLQELRRIRDEKRQQLALNVAPPPAICTGSRIACATQL; from the coding sequence ATGGCTATCCACGCTCTGATTGGTCGCAAGTCACTTGTCGCGGCCGTCATCGCTGGATCCCTGCCGCTGCTGGTTTCGCCTGCTCCCACCGCGGCGACGCTTCTGCCTTCTGACTCCCGTGCTCAACTGCTGAGTGAGCCCGATGCCGTTCCGTCCCGGGCCATTCCTTATGTAATCACCCCGGAACGCCGGGCGATGCTCAATACCATTCGCTTCGCGGAAGGCACCTGGAAGGGTGGCCTTGATGTGGGCTATCGCGTGATGTTCGGCGGAGGCCTGATGCCCTCGCTCGACCGCCATCCCAACCGTGTGATCTACCGTTCGCGGTACGCCAGTGCCGCAGCAGGCGCCTACCAATTCATGCCTTTTACCTGGAACCTGGTGAAGCGCAGCATCGGTGTACGGGGTTTCGGACCTGAAGCCCAGGACCAGGGCGCGCTGTTCCTCATTCAGCGTCGCAAAGCCCTTGGGCTCACAGATGCAGGCGCTCTTACCCCGATTCTCACGGCCAAGCTGGCTCCCGAATGGGCATCGTTCCCGACCCTTGCCGGTCGCAGTTTTTATGGCCAGCCCGTCAAAAAGTATTCACGGCTCCGTTCCTTCTACGACGTGAATCTTCAGGAGCTGCGCCGCATCCGCGACGAGAAGCGCCAGCAGCTGGCCCTCAACGTGGCTCCGCCCCCAGCGATCTGCACAGGGTCCCGCATCGCCTGCGCGACCCAGCTCTGA
- a CDS encoding TIGR04168 family protein, with product MTHLRLAIAGDLHGAWGAEDEHLLNQLRPDAVLFVGDLSDGDLRLTRRIRSLPHPKAVILGNHDRGRDRSGGVLRQQLTLLDGIHCAWQRLRLDPLPLSIVGGRPCSSGGGFQLSKAVEAIYGPVSLEESAQRIATAAAEVPADQPLVVMAHCGPTGLGSDPASPCGRDWKTPALDWGDQDLALAIDRIARHRIPDLVVFGHMHHQLKRGSGLRQSLVRDRRGTAYLNAACVPRRGRDTGNKLLLHLSWAEFEGPALTHLSHRWYQPDGQLMHEELLPQQEPLVC from the coding sequence CTGACGCATCTCCGTCTCGCGATTGCAGGAGATCTGCACGGCGCCTGGGGTGCGGAGGATGAGCACTTGCTGAACCAGCTTCGCCCCGACGCTGTTCTGTTCGTCGGTGATCTCAGCGATGGCGATCTGCGCTTGACCCGTCGGATCCGTTCCCTGCCCCATCCCAAGGCAGTGATCCTGGGAAATCACGACCGTGGACGGGACCGCAGCGGTGGTGTGCTGCGCCAGCAACTCACCCTGCTGGATGGTATTCACTGCGCCTGGCAACGGCTTCGCCTCGACCCGTTGCCGCTGTCGATCGTGGGGGGGCGACCCTGCAGTTCCGGTGGAGGGTTTCAGCTGTCCAAAGCCGTTGAGGCCATTTACGGACCCGTGTCGTTGGAGGAATCGGCGCAGCGCATTGCGACAGCTGCTGCCGAGGTGCCTGCGGATCAGCCCTTGGTGGTGATGGCCCACTGCGGACCCACCGGTCTCGGCTCGGATCCTGCCAGCCCCTGCGGTCGTGACTGGAAAACCCCAGCTCTTGACTGGGGCGACCAGGATCTGGCCCTGGCCATCGATCGCATCGCTCGTCACCGCATTCCCGATCTGGTGGTGTTCGGCCACATGCATCACCAGCTCAAACGAGGCTCCGGTCTGCGTCAGAGCCTGGTCCGTGACCGCCGTGGCACGGCGTATCTCAATGCCGCCTGCGTCCCCCGCAGAGGTCGCGATACCGGTAACAAGCTTTTGTTGCATCTCTCCTGGGCGGAGTTCGAGGGGCCTGCCCTTACCCACCTCAGCCACCGCTGGTATCAACCGGACGGCCAACTGATGCATGAGGAGCTGTTGCCACAACAGGAGCCTCTGGTGTGCTGA
- the nadA gene encoding quinolinate synthase NadA, whose product MSADTALVAAINRLRQERNAVILAHYYQEPEIQDIADFIGDSLELSRKAASTDADVIAFCGVHFMAETAKILSPQKTVVLPDLDAGCSLADDCPADDFAAFRQKHPDHYVVSYINCTAAVKAQSDLICTSSNAVDLVRQLPAERPVLFAPDQNLGRWVQQQSGRELTLWPGRCIVHETFSEEAVLQLKLEHPDAEVIAHPECQENLLDLADFIGSTSKLLNHTHSSAAATFIVLTEPGILHQMKRRVPTKTLIDVPGLDGCSCNACPYMRLNTLQKLHDCLETLEPAVELNEELRQQALRPIERMLELSR is encoded by the coding sequence ATGAGCGCTGACACCGCCCTCGTTGCGGCGATCAACCGACTCCGGCAGGAGCGCAATGCTGTGATCCTGGCGCACTACTACCAGGAGCCTGAGATCCAGGACATCGCTGATTTCATCGGTGATTCACTCGAGCTGTCCCGCAAGGCCGCCAGCACCGATGCCGATGTGATCGCCTTCTGCGGTGTCCACTTCATGGCGGAAACCGCCAAGATCCTCAGCCCGCAGAAAACAGTTGTGCTGCCAGATCTTGATGCCGGCTGCTCCCTGGCAGACGACTGTCCGGCAGACGACTTCGCGGCCTTCCGCCAGAAGCATCCGGACCATTATGTGGTGAGTTACATCAATTGCACTGCGGCCGTGAAGGCTCAGAGCGATCTGATCTGCACCAGCAGCAATGCCGTGGATCTGGTCCGCCAGCTACCCGCAGAAAGGCCAGTGCTGTTTGCTCCGGATCAGAACCTGGGCCGCTGGGTGCAACAACAGAGTGGACGGGAACTGACCCTCTGGCCGGGACGTTGCATCGTCCATGAAACCTTCAGCGAGGAGGCGGTTCTCCAACTCAAGCTTGAGCACCCCGATGCCGAGGTGATCGCCCACCCGGAGTGCCAGGAGAACCTGCTCGACCTGGCGGACTTCATCGGCTCCACCAGCAAGCTGCTGAACCACACGCACTCGAGTGCGGCTGCCACCTTCATTGTTCTGACAGAGCCGGGAATCCTGCATCAGATGAAGCGGCGGGTACCGACCAAAACCCTGATCGATGTGCCCGGACTCGACGGCTGCAGCTGCAATGCCTGCCCCTACATGCGTCTGAACACACTGCAGAAACTGCACGATTGCCTGGAGACACTTGAACCGGCGGTGGAACTCAACGAGGAGCTTCGCCAACAAGCCCTCAGACCAATCGAACGGATGCTGGAACTGAGTCGCTGA
- a CDS encoding ligase-associated DNA damage response exonuclease has protein sequence MIERTHEGLYCRAADAWVDPWRPVPRALITHAHADHARPGCGEYWAVASSEGVLRQRLGQDITLQPVQYGEEHWLGQCRVSFHSAGHVLGSAQIRLEVDGEVWVVSGDYKRDADPSCVPFEPVPCDVLITEATFGLPIYRWQTGTEIAEEIRAWWQGDRQRPSLLFCYAFGKAQRLMAELNAIGVNDEVLLHGAVETVTRHYRAAAVPMTPSRPVSDLPRSDSLAGRLVLAPPSAHRSSWMRRFRSPQTGFASGWMAVRGARRRRGYERGFVLSDHADWPGLIQTVRQSGARKVYVTHGQSDVLARYLREIEGIEAEPLETLFEGEAD, from the coding sequence GTGATTGAACGCACCCATGAGGGGCTGTACTGCCGAGCGGCCGATGCCTGGGTCGACCCTTGGCGTCCGGTCCCCAGAGCCCTAATCACCCATGCCCATGCTGACCATGCTCGTCCCGGATGCGGTGAGTACTGGGCCGTGGCCAGCAGTGAAGGCGTGCTCCGGCAACGCCTCGGGCAAGACATCACCCTGCAACCGGTTCAGTACGGCGAGGAACACTGGCTGGGGCAATGCCGCGTGTCGTTCCACAGCGCCGGTCATGTGTTGGGGTCGGCCCAAATCCGCCTTGAGGTGGATGGTGAAGTGTGGGTGGTAAGCGGGGATTACAAGCGGGATGCCGATCCCAGCTGCGTGCCGTTTGAACCGGTCCCCTGCGACGTGCTGATCACCGAGGCCACCTTCGGGCTGCCCATCTATCGCTGGCAAACCGGAACGGAGATCGCCGAGGAGATTCGGGCCTGGTGGCAGGGTGATCGACAGAGACCATCGCTGTTGTTCTGTTACGCCTTCGGCAAGGCGCAGCGACTGATGGCGGAGCTCAACGCCATCGGTGTGAACGACGAAGTGCTGCTGCACGGCGCCGTTGAAACCGTGACCCGCCACTACCGGGCCGCCGCTGTCCCCATGACGCCCAGCCGGCCGGTGAGTGATCTCCCAAGATCAGACTCCCTGGCCGGACGTTTGGTGCTGGCGCCACCATCCGCCCATCGCTCCAGCTGGATGCGGCGCTTCCGCTCTCCTCAAACGGGTTTTGCCTCAGGCTGGATGGCCGTTCGGGGCGCCAGGCGTCGCCGGGGTTACGAACGCGGCTTTGTGCTGAGCGATCACGCCGACTGGCCTGGGTTAATTCAGACGGTGAGGCAGTCCGGAGCACGCAAGGTTTATGTGACCCACGGCCAGAGTGATGTTCTGGCCCGATATCTGCGCGAGATCGAGGGGATTGAGGCGGAGCCCCTTGAAACCTTGTTCGAAGGGGAAGCGGATTAA
- a CDS encoding GAF domain-containing protein yields the protein MGAAPKPINEVERLRALSEYRILGTKPEESYDNITSMAAMICHAPIALISLVDQSRQWFKSRVGCDQQQTERDISFCAHTILNPQPLIVEDALFDQRFQDNPLVREDPNIRLYAGFPLNTPNDQRIGTLCVIDRMPKSLTSVQIQVMQRLADQVVTLLELRRRSLDLLEEFCKLQDSKGLICSCSYCRKIRDGSGGWQPFEDYMMRHSTLNFSHGICQGCMSEHFPEVSRAGC from the coding sequence GTGGGAGCTGCGCCGAAGCCCATCAACGAGGTTGAGCGACTCCGCGCGCTCAGTGAATACAGAATTCTGGGGACAAAGCCTGAAGAGAGTTACGACAACATCACAAGCATGGCGGCCATGATCTGCCATGCTCCTATCGCTCTGATCTCCCTGGTGGATCAAAGTCGGCAGTGGTTTAAATCGAGGGTTGGATGTGACCAGCAACAAACAGAGCGGGATATTTCCTTCTGTGCCCACACCATTCTGAATCCCCAACCACTGATCGTTGAGGATGCTTTGTTTGATCAACGGTTCCAGGACAATCCACTGGTGCGGGAAGATCCCAACATCCGGCTTTATGCAGGCTTTCCACTTAACACACCAAATGATCAAAGGATTGGCACCCTCTGTGTGATTGATCGGATGCCGAAATCATTGACGAGCGTTCAGATTCAGGTGATGCAACGATTAGCGGATCAAGTGGTCACACTGCTGGAACTCCGCAGGAGATCCCTGGATCTTCTGGAAGAGTTCTGCAAACTTCAAGACAGCAAAGGCTTGATCTGCAGTTGCAGCTACTGCCGCAAGATCCGGGATGGCAGCGGAGGCTGGCAGCCATTCGAGGATTACATGATGCGGCACAGCACCTTGAACTTCAGCCATGGGATCTGTCAGGGCTGCATGTCCGAGCACTTCCCGGAGGTCAGCCGGGCAGGCTGTTAA
- a CDS encoding ATP-dependent DNA ligase: MKAFQALFDRLDRMNGTNAKVMALAEHFRSTPAADGAWALQLLLGKRRRRLITGRRLRDILRDRGGLQEWLIADCHGQVGDSAETISLLWPAVKDRIQGQATDLPSIKPEQPLHWWMETLLPAIGALKDDEQADAVIHLWHSVPDELHFIVNKLLTGGFRVGVSTGLISRALATAFELEDTLVVQRLMGGFTPSASAFLALSRPEAPEEHQSSGVPYPFFLASPLEPERLVETPASGWRVEWKWDGIRGQLIHRGTGVYLWSRGEELVNDSFPELVDVAAALPQGTVLDGEVICWREGDETPLGFDQLQRRLGRKTVGSTLKRECPMRFVAYDLLERSGTDIRQRPLHERLHQLDDVLNHVDHCEAWRLHRSPSWVLQSWGELDQQRNNAREVRAEGLMLKNIDSPYLSGRKRGHWWKHKLEPMTLDAVLLYAQAGSGRRANLFTDYTFGLWSDAAEPQLVSFAKAYSGLNDEEILELDRWIRRNTLQRFGPARSVKAELVFEIGFEGIHPSKRHKSGIAVRFPRILRWRRDKPAEEADRLGTAQTLLDITVV, translated from the coding sequence ATGAAGGCCTTCCAGGCCCTGTTCGATCGACTGGATCGGATGAATGGAACCAACGCCAAGGTGATGGCGCTGGCGGAGCACTTCCGCAGCACGCCCGCTGCTGATGGAGCGTGGGCCCTGCAGCTGCTGCTCGGGAAACGGCGACGGCGGCTGATCACCGGACGACGGCTGAGGGACATTCTTCGGGATCGAGGTGGACTACAGGAATGGCTGATCGCCGACTGCCATGGCCAGGTGGGCGATTCGGCGGAAACCATCAGCCTGCTCTGGCCAGCCGTGAAGGATCGGATCCAAGGCCAAGCAACGGATCTGCCCTCCATCAAGCCAGAGCAGCCGCTGCATTGGTGGATGGAAACCTTGCTGCCAGCGATCGGTGCACTGAAGGACGACGAGCAGGCCGATGCCGTGATCCATCTCTGGCACTCGGTACCGGATGAACTGCACTTCATCGTCAACAAGTTGCTCACCGGCGGCTTTCGCGTCGGCGTGTCCACTGGACTAATCAGCAGGGCGCTTGCCACGGCCTTTGAGCTGGAGGACACCTTGGTGGTGCAGCGGCTGATGGGGGGATTCACGCCCTCAGCGTCTGCATTCCTTGCCTTATCTCGACCTGAGGCTCCTGAAGAACATCAATCCAGCGGTGTGCCTTACCCCTTCTTTCTGGCCAGTCCACTGGAGCCGGAACGCCTCGTTGAGACACCAGCCAGCGGCTGGCGGGTTGAATGGAAATGGGATGGCATCCGCGGCCAGCTGATCCATCGCGGCACGGGCGTTTATCTGTGGAGCCGGGGTGAAGAGCTGGTGAACGACAGCTTTCCGGAGCTCGTGGATGTGGCTGCGGCCTTGCCGCAGGGAACCGTGCTCGATGGGGAGGTGATCTGCTGGCGCGAAGGAGACGAAACACCATTGGGGTTTGATCAATTGCAACGACGCCTTGGGCGCAAAACAGTGGGCAGCACGCTGAAGCGTGAGTGTCCGATGCGGTTCGTCGCCTACGACCTGTTGGAGAGATCCGGCACCGACATCCGCCAGCGTCCCCTGCATGAACGCCTACACCAGCTCGACGATGTCCTGAACCATGTCGACCATTGCGAGGCCTGGCGGCTGCACCGCAGCCCCAGCTGGGTCCTGCAGAGCTGGGGTGAACTGGATCAACAGCGAAACAACGCCCGGGAGGTCAGAGCGGAGGGTCTGATGCTGAAGAACATCGACTCCCCCTATCTCAGCGGGCGCAAGCGTGGCCACTGGTGGAAGCACAAGCTGGAGCCGATGACCCTCGATGCCGTGCTGCTCTACGCCCAGGCCGGTAGCGGACGACGGGCGAATCTGTTCACGGACTACACCTTCGGTCTCTGGAGTGATGCCGCGGAACCCCAGCTGGTGAGTTTTGCCAAGGCCTATTCAGGCCTGAATGATGAGGAGATCCTCGAGCTGGATCGTTGGATACGGCGCAACACCTTGCAGCGGTTCGGGCCGGCACGATCCGTGAAAGCGGAGCTGGTGTTTGAGATCGGATTTGAAGGGATTCATCCCTCCAAACGCCACAAATCGGGCATCGCTGTTCGCTTCCCCAGAATTCTGCGCTGGCGTCGCGACAAACCTGCTGAAGAGGCTGATCGACTTGGCACCGCGCAGACATTGCTGGATATCACAGTAGTTTGA
- a CDS encoding alpha-amylase family glycosyl hydrolase, whose protein sequence is MSSLGGQTTHGSGRARAQAQLTSSNVESPIRQALLLPCIDLVKVRLTTARSSFSDHHVRSGSSPVSDLSASVVADLKHHLFDSPVDFRSEVIYFLIVDRFHDGHDVAGDQEGSEKEDAKGLFDQTRQDWGKYWGGNLQGIINKIDYLKDLGVTALWLSPLFEQVSDLQFSRAPMHGYWTRDFKRLNPRFVKVGESTSISESPTLKKLVDACHAADIKIVLDIVCNHSSPEINGSKGVVLDDGQPLADFNNDQKGFYYHEGEITDWEDEYQLIHLEMMGLATFNEKNIYYRDYIKSAIQMWLDAGVDALRVDTLKHMPIWFWQEFTTAMKAHKPGLFMFGEYGFSKPWEQRSVDYANNIGMSILDFGLCDGIRFCFSGQEPGGFHQVERVLNYDSVYQRANELVTFIDNHDMPRFLSIVPDSRKLDLALVLLTTLRGVPCLFYGTEQYLNNATNGGQDPYNRPMMESWDTSSHSFKLVQTLLDLRHRNQALSLGSHHTAWINDDFYLYTRNFRDSAVMVMVNKSEHDHVVDAENIQMPDGSYTCLITGFPVNISNGGLQGYRVHGNSAMVISAEGNPVEAPLVVVFQINGFETQPGQSIAIIGDCDELGHWDHAKAYRMEYVNQNTWTATVGFNRSVASVLNYKFIVFQDNGESIVEYLINRKTVIPQEGRIAIDCFWNSNN, encoded by the coding sequence CGTTGCTTCTGCCTTGTATTGATTTGGTCAAAGTTCGCCTCACCACAGCCAGGTCCTCGTTTTCTGATCACCATGTCAGAAGTGGCTCAAGTCCTGTGTCCGACCTTTCTGCCTCAGTCGTCGCTGATCTCAAGCACCATTTATTTGATTCCCCGGTTGACTTCCGGTCTGAGGTAATTTATTTCCTGATTGTAGACCGTTTTCATGATGGTCACGATGTTGCTGGTGATCAGGAAGGTTCGGAAAAAGAAGATGCCAAAGGTCTCTTCGATCAAACAAGGCAAGATTGGGGCAAGTACTGGGGTGGAAATCTGCAGGGAATTATCAACAAGATTGATTACCTTAAAGATCTCGGGGTAACAGCGCTTTGGCTGTCTCCGTTGTTCGAGCAAGTCAGCGATCTGCAGTTCAGCCGTGCGCCGATGCATGGTTATTGGACCCGCGATTTCAAGCGACTTAATCCTCGATTTGTAAAAGTTGGTGAGTCAACCAGTATTTCAGAGTCTCCTACTCTAAAAAAACTGGTGGATGCATGCCATGCGGCGGATATTAAGATTGTCTTGGATATTGTATGCAATCACAGCTCTCCTGAGATTAACGGAAGTAAGGGAGTTGTGCTTGATGATGGACAGCCACTTGCTGATTTCAATAATGATCAAAAAGGCTTCTACTACCATGAAGGTGAAATCACCGACTGGGAAGATGAATATCAGCTAATTCATCTTGAAATGATGGGTTTGGCGACATTTAACGAAAAAAATATTTATTACCGTGACTATATTAAGTCTGCTATTCAGATGTGGTTGGATGCTGGGGTGGATGCTTTGCGCGTAGATACTCTCAAGCACATGCCGATTTGGTTCTGGCAGGAATTCACGACGGCGATGAAGGCACATAAGCCTGGCTTGTTCATGTTTGGTGAGTACGGATTCAGCAAGCCTTGGGAGCAGCGATCTGTTGATTATGCCAACAACATCGGCATGTCTATTCTTGACTTCGGTCTATGCGATGGCATTCGTTTTTGTTTTTCTGGTCAGGAGCCTGGCGGCTTCCATCAGGTTGAACGGGTGCTCAACTATGACAGCGTTTATCAACGTGCCAATGAATTGGTGACGTTCATCGACAACCACGACATGCCAAGGTTCCTGTCGATCGTCCCTGATTCCCGCAAGCTCGATCTTGCCCTTGTTCTCCTCACCACTCTCAGGGGTGTTCCTTGTCTCTTTTATGGAACGGAGCAGTACCTGAACAATGCTACGAATGGTGGTCAAGATCCCTACAACCGCCCCATGATGGAGTCATGGGATACGTCGAGTCACTCTTTTAAGTTGGTCCAGACGTTGCTTGACTTGCGTCATCGAAACCAGGCTCTGTCCCTCGGATCTCACCATACAGCTTGGATTAATGACGACTTCTATCTCTACACCCGTAATTTCCGTGATTCAGCGGTGATGGTGATGGTCAACAAAAGTGAGCATGATCATGTTGTTGATGCTGAGAATATCCAGATGCCAGATGGTTCCTACACCTGTTTGATCACAGGCTTTCCCGTGAACATCAGCAACGGCGGCCTTCAGGGGTATCGCGTGCACGGCAATTCGGCCATGGTGATCAGTGCTGAAGGCAACCCTGTGGAGGCTCCACTGGTGGTTGTGTTCCAGATCAACGGATTTGAGACTCAACCAGGTCAATCAATTGCCATCATTGGTGATTGTGACGAGCTTGGTCATTGGGATCACGCGAAGGCCTACCGCATGGAATACGTGAATCAGAACACATGGACGGCTACCGTCGGGTTTAACCGGTCTGTCGCTTCTGTGCTGAACTACAAATTTATTGTATTCCAGGACAATGGTGAATCCATCGTCGAATACCTGATCAACCGCAAGACGGTCATTCCGCAGGAAGGGCGAATCGCCATTGATTGCTTCTGGAACAGCAACAACTGA